One genomic segment of Chitinophaga sancti includes these proteins:
- a CDS encoding M1 family metallopeptidase: MRSNKFLLFCLLGASLAGPVLAQTEAPKYDPHAAFNPLFYPTNGNEYRSASGAPGHKYWQNKADYAINATLDTGTHRLTGSVAITYTNNSPDQLPFLWLQLDQNIFREDSRGTATAVVTGGRFANKSYTKGDEIKSVSVVRNGKVTPVKYLINDTRMQIFLPQPQSANGAALKIKIEYAFDIPQYGTDRMGRLTTQNGWVYEIAQWYPRMEVYDDVLGWNSIPYQGAAEFYLEYGNFDYKITAPAGLVIVGSGELVNSAEVLTAKEQARLAQAYKSDKTVMIRDSSEVAKPTESRKGNLTWHFVCKNARDVSWAASKAFVWDAARLKLPSGRKALAQSVYPTEAIKRPNGWFRSTEFVKGCIEFYSKQWFEYTYPVATNVAGSISGMEYPGIVFCSWRSTGSGLWGVTDHEFGHNWFPMIVGSNERKYAWMDEGFNTFINQGSTEAFNKGEYFTPMQVQNTGRGMFGTDPIMTVPDVIQNSYLGMAAYFKPAAGLTILRDYVLGKERFEFAFRTYINRWAFKHPTPWDFFRTMENAAGEDLSWFWRGWFLENWALDQAVKDVKYVSGDPAKGALITIENRNQLVMPVVLAITDSNGKTDTVSLPAEVWQRSGTWTFKYNSVTKLTGVVIDPAKGLPDIDPSNNVWKGEVRKVATGTTATDVINRYFAAIGGMDKLNGIKDQSMSAIGSVQGTEISMTKKYKSPDKYFMDIYIAAMGAHASRLIINGDSVVAEQMGNRMPVDAEMRKELKGSLELFPEKEYLSDGAKLVLSPDFDQVNGKDAYKVIVTETDGEVIELYFDATTYYKVKSVNKQGDQVTGMLEFSDYKDVSGIKFPFTLVNTIGGNQQINFKVNEVKVNSGLNDSEFK, encoded by the coding sequence ATGAGAAGCAACAAGTTCTTACTTTTTTGTCTGTTAGGAGCAAGTCTGGCGGGTCCTGTATTAGCACAGACAGAAGCCCCCAAATACGATCCGCACGCGGCTTTTAATCCACTATTCTACCCTACAAATGGCAATGAGTACCGCAGCGCTTCCGGTGCCCCTGGCCACAAATACTGGCAAAACAAGGCGGATTATGCCATCAATGCGACCCTGGATACAGGTACACACAGATTGACTGGTTCCGTAGCTATTACCTACACCAACAACAGCCCTGATCAGCTGCCTTTTCTTTGGTTACAGCTGGATCAGAACATTTTCAGGGAAGACAGCCGTGGTACAGCTACCGCAGTAGTTACCGGTGGTCGGTTTGCCAACAAGAGTTACACCAAGGGGGATGAAATCAAATCCGTAAGTGTAGTGAGGAATGGCAAGGTTACCCCGGTGAAGTATTTAATCAACGATACCCGTATGCAGATCTTCCTGCCTCAGCCACAGTCTGCGAATGGCGCTGCATTAAAGATAAAAATTGAGTATGCTTTTGATATTCCGCAATACGGTACTGACCGTATGGGGCGCTTAACCACCCAGAATGGTTGGGTGTACGAGATTGCCCAGTGGTATCCACGCATGGAAGTATACGACGATGTACTGGGTTGGAACAGTATTCCTTACCAGGGAGCGGCAGAGTTCTACCTTGAGTATGGCAACTTCGATTACAAGATCACTGCACCTGCAGGTCTGGTCATAGTAGGTAGCGGTGAACTGGTAAACAGCGCCGAAGTACTGACTGCTAAAGAACAAGCCCGTCTGGCACAGGCTTATAAAAGTGATAAGACTGTGATGATCAGGGATAGCAGCGAGGTCGCAAAGCCTACTGAATCACGCAAGGGTAACCTGACCTGGCACTTTGTATGCAAAAATGCAAGAGACGTGTCCTGGGCAGCTTCTAAAGCATTCGTATGGGATGCGGCACGCCTGAAACTGCCAAGTGGCCGTAAGGCACTGGCACAATCAGTATATCCGACCGAAGCGATTAAGCGTCCGAACGGCTGGTTCAGATCTACTGAATTTGTAAAAGGTTGTATCGAGTTTTATTCCAAACAATGGTTTGAATATACTTACCCCGTAGCCACCAACGTAGCTGGAAGCATTAGTGGTATGGAATATCCGGGTATCGTATTTTGTTCATGGAGAAGCACCGGTTCCGGTCTTTGGGGTGTAACCGATCACGAATTCGGTCACAATTGGTTCCCGATGATCGTGGGTAGCAACGAACGTAAATATGCCTGGATGGATGAGGGTTTTAATACCTTCATCAACCAGGGGTCTACCGAAGCCTTTAACAAAGGAGAATACTTCACGCCCATGCAGGTACAGAATACCGGCCGTGGCATGTTTGGCACAGATCCGATCATGACGGTTCCGGATGTGATCCAGAACAGTTACCTGGGTATGGCGGCTTATTTTAAACCTGCTGCCGGGCTGACCATTCTGCGTGATTATGTTCTTGGCAAAGAGCGTTTTGAATTTGCATTCCGCACTTATATAAATCGCTGGGCGTTCAAGCACCCGACTCCGTGGGATTTTTTCCGTACGATGGAAAATGCAGCTGGTGAAGACCTGAGCTGGTTCTGGCGTGGTTGGTTCCTGGAAAACTGGGCACTGGACCAGGCGGTAAAAGATGTAAAATATGTAAGCGGTGATCCTGCCAAAGGTGCGCTGATCACCATCGAAAACCGTAACCAGCTGGTTATGCCGGTTGTACTGGCCATTACCGACAGCAATGGCAAAACAGATACTGTGAGCCTGCCTGCTGAGGTATGGCAACGTTCTGGTACCTGGACATTTAAGTATAACTCTGTCACCAAACTGACAGGTGTAGTGATCGATCCTGCGAAAGGCTTACCGGATATAGATCCTTCCAACAACGTATGGAAAGGTGAAGTGCGTAAAGTAGCGACAGGTACTACCGCAACAGATGTGATCAATCGTTATTTTGCTGCGATTGGTGGTATGGACAAACTGAATGGCATTAAGGATCAGTCAATGTCGGCCATCGGTAGTGTACAGGGTACAGAAATATCCATGACAAAGAAGTACAAATCTCCTGATAAGTACTTCATGGATATCTACATTGCTGCTATGGGAGCACATGCAAGTCGCCTGATCATCAATGGCGACAGCGTGGTTGCTGAACAAATGGGTAACAGGATGCCGGTAGATGCTGAAATGAGGAAAGAACTGAAAGGTAGCCTGGAACTCTTCCCTGAAAAGGAATACCTGAGTGATGGCGCTAAGCTTGTGCTGTCTCCCGATTTCGATCAGGTGAATGGCAAGGATGCCTATAAAGTAATTGTGACTGAAACCGATGGCGAAGTGATTGAACTGTATTTTGATGCGACTACCTATTACAAGGTAAAGTCCGTCAACAAACAGGGCGACCAGGTAACCGGTATGCTGGAATTCAGTGATTACAAAGACGTTAGCGGTATAAAATTCCCATTCACCCTTGTCAATACAATTGGTGGCAATCAGCAGATCAATTTTAAGGTGAACGAGGTGAAGGTAAACAGTGGGCTGAATGATAGCGAGTTTAAATAA
- a CDS encoding ParM/StbA family protein, with translation MKVSAISFPSVFESAYGNTENSSKDLLNGLKIKKDDNWYIVGNLARRGGINPGRITNAAPQEDDYEILFKAALVNVLDKVQQPLSITMGFPFSTYNIYKAAAEQFLSKRHFLIEYDTQTFNNKGTIKKGMLDIERFEVIPEIVGGIIGLKKTLNEPKNDNFIAVSFGFGTIEGGLATADGLINRTCFSSHGIKYAINNLARELNKTYYLDMKNEHQLDDAFMKGSIFTNRKRIDLKETRKALLKQYYKEVVSPLMRNYFTDQDFETCSKIYLMGGGAHYRELTDCFLEEFKDFIPVDVAPDPENLVSIGYLYNSLRISDDKHQRSVGLDLGNASSIISVFEDENISAVSKI, from the coding sequence ATGAAAGTATCTGCCATCAGTTTTCCCAGCGTGTTCGAGTCTGCGTATGGTAACACAGAAAACTCCTCAAAAGACCTGTTGAATGGTTTAAAAATCAAAAAAGACGATAACTGGTACATAGTTGGTAACCTCGCCAGAAGAGGCGGCATCAACCCGGGGCGTATTACGAATGCGGCTCCCCAGGAAGACGATTATGAAATACTCTTCAAAGCCGCGCTGGTTAATGTATTGGACAAGGTGCAACAACCCTTGTCTATCACCATGGGATTTCCATTCTCCACCTATAATATTTACAAGGCAGCTGCAGAACAATTCCTGAGTAAGAGACATTTTCTGATAGAATATGATACGCAGACTTTCAACAACAAAGGCACGATCAAAAAAGGGATGCTGGATATTGAACGTTTTGAAGTGATTCCTGAAATAGTGGGTGGTATTATTGGCTTAAAGAAGACCCTGAATGAGCCGAAGAATGACAACTTTATTGCAGTGAGCTTTGGTTTTGGTACGATTGAAGGAGGTCTGGCTACAGCCGATGGTTTGATAAACCGTACCTGCTTCAGTTCTCATGGTATTAAATATGCCATTAACAACCTGGCCCGTGAGCTGAATAAAACATATTACCTGGATATGAAGAATGAGCATCAGCTGGATGATGCTTTTATGAAGGGTTCCATTTTTACCAACCGCAAACGCATTGACCTCAAAGAAACGCGTAAAGCCCTGCTGAAACAGTATTACAAAGAAGTGGTATCTCCGCTGATGCGTAATTATTTCACTGACCAGGATTTTGAAACCTGTAGCAAAATCTACCTGATGGGTGGTGGTGCACATTATCGTGAACTGACGGATTGCTTCCTGGAAGAATTTAAGGATTTTATTCCTGTTGATGTGGCGCCGGATCCTGAAAACCTCGTGAGTATAGGTTATCTTTATAACTCACTGCGTATCTCTGATGATAAGCATCAGCGTAGCGTGGGCCTGGACCTGGGCAATGCCTCTTCTATCATTTCTGTGTTTGAAGATGAAAATATATCTGCGGTTTCAAAAATATGA
- a CDS encoding NADH:flavin oxidoreductase/NADH oxidase — protein sequence MAALFTPLTIGAVTLRNRIVVSPMCEYSSTDGFANDWHLVHLGSRAVGGAGLILTEAIAVSPEARISPADLGIWKDEHIEKLKQIADFLHAHGAVAGVQLAHAGRKASTTEPWKGMKLVPVEQGGWENIMAPSAIPFSDTYGQPKALDKDGIGKVIADFKEAAVRTLKAGFKVIEIHGAHGYLMHQFLSPLSNHRTDEYGGSFENRIRLLTEIVSAVQEVWPKENPLFVRISATDWVEGGWNLEESTKLAAILKDAGVHLIDTSSGGLDTRQKIPVGPLYQTEFAHHIKKETGILTGAVGLITTAEEAEMIVRTGKADLVFLARELLRDPYFPLHAAHQLKDESLKWPVQYERAKPRH from the coding sequence ATGGCAGCACTATTTACGCCGCTCACGATTGGCGCAGTTACATTAAGAAACAGGATCGTGGTAAGCCCAATGTGCGAATACAGCTCCACAGACGGTTTCGCCAATGACTGGCATCTCGTACACCTGGGCAGCAGGGCAGTAGGTGGCGCAGGCCTGATCCTCACAGAAGCGATCGCCGTATCGCCGGAAGCCCGCATTTCCCCCGCAGACCTTGGCATCTGGAAAGATGAACACATCGAAAAGCTAAAACAGATTGCAGATTTCCTCCACGCCCATGGCGCTGTAGCCGGTGTACAGCTGGCCCACGCCGGCAGAAAAGCCAGTACGACAGAGCCCTGGAAAGGGATGAAACTGGTGCCCGTGGAGCAGGGTGGGTGGGAAAATATCATGGCCCCCAGCGCCATTCCGTTTTCTGATACCTACGGACAGCCAAAAGCGCTCGATAAGGATGGAATCGGGAAGGTGATTGCCGATTTCAAAGAAGCGGCTGTACGTACCCTCAAAGCAGGCTTTAAAGTGATCGAGATTCACGGTGCCCACGGATACCTCATGCACCAGTTCCTGTCACCACTCAGCAACCACCGGACCGATGAATACGGTGGTAGCTTCGAAAACAGGATCCGTTTGCTCACCGAAATAGTGAGCGCTGTACAGGAAGTATGGCCAAAAGAAAACCCGTTATTTGTCCGCATTTCTGCGACCGACTGGGTAGAAGGGGGATGGAACCTGGAAGAATCTACCAAACTGGCCGCCATCCTGAAAGATGCAGGCGTGCACTTAATCGACACCTCCTCCGGTGGTCTCGATACCCGCCAGAAAATCCCGGTAGGCCCATTATACCAAACCGAATTTGCTCATCATATAAAGAAAGAAACCGGCATCCTAACAGGAGCCGTAGGTCTCATCACCACTGCCGAAGAAGCCGAAATGATCGTGCGTACAGGCAAGGCAGACCTGGTGTTCTTAGCAAGAGAATTACTAAGAGATCCTTACTTCCCGCTTCATGCAGCCCATCAGTTAAAAGATGAGTCGTTGAAATGGCCGGTGCAGTACGAAAGAGCTAAACCAAGACATTAA
- a CDS encoding DUF5074 domain-containing protein, producing MRKWIFVLLVLSACRKSGTDSSSSEATHVTDDTNQSSFYLLNEGNMGLNQTSLDYFNGAKGDYNLNIYGEINPSIVKELGDVGNDMKVYGNKLYAVINGSDRVEVMDKHTAKHLGEISVRSCRYISFYNGKAYVSSYAAASGSTDGSGFVAEADTSTFEVLRTVTVGRQPEEMAVTGSKLYVANSGGYTSSDYDHTLSVIDLNSFTVTKTIDVAINLQHIKADGYGNLYVNSRGNYSDIPSKLFIVSTTTDAVTDSLSLGVSNLAIQGDSAYIISVQWSNNTGANTISYAIVNVKTKSIVSNGFIQNQAITTPYGIAVDPVTRDILITDVKDYLLPGTLYCFDKTGAKKWSVTTGNIPSVITFIQ from the coding sequence ATGAGAAAGTGGATCTTCGTCTTACTGGTACTAAGTGCATGTAGAAAGAGTGGTACTGACAGCAGTTCCAGCGAGGCTACGCATGTTACGGATGATACAAACCAAAGTTCCTTCTATTTATTAAATGAAGGAAACATGGGATTGAACCAGACCTCCCTCGATTATTTTAATGGCGCCAAAGGCGATTACAACCTGAATATATATGGAGAAATCAATCCCTCCATAGTAAAGGAACTGGGAGATGTAGGCAATGATATGAAAGTATATGGCAACAAGCTATATGCGGTAATAAATGGGTCGGATAGGGTAGAAGTGATGGATAAACATACCGCAAAACACCTGGGTGAAATCAGCGTACGGAGCTGCCGGTATATTTCCTTTTATAACGGTAAGGCGTATGTGAGTTCTTATGCGGCCGCAAGCGGCAGTACAGATGGATCGGGGTTTGTAGCAGAAGCAGATACCTCCACTTTCGAAGTATTGCGCACAGTGACCGTAGGCCGCCAGCCGGAAGAAATGGCGGTAACAGGCAGTAAATTGTATGTGGCCAACTCCGGTGGTTATACTTCTTCTGATTATGACCACACCTTATCAGTCATTGATCTGAACTCATTTACCGTAACCAAAACCATTGATGTTGCTATCAACCTGCAGCATATAAAAGCAGATGGATACGGCAACCTGTATGTGAACTCCCGGGGAAATTATAGTGATATTCCATCAAAACTGTTTATAGTCAGCACAACGACCGATGCGGTGACCGATTCACTTTCCCTGGGTGTAAGCAACCTCGCCATTCAGGGCGATTCAGCCTATATCATCAGCGTACAATGGAGTAATAATACAGGCGCAAATACCATTAGTTATGCCATAGTGAATGTAAAAACGAAATCAATTGTAAGCAATGGCTTCATTCAGAACCAGGCAATTACAACACCTTATGGCATAGCAGTAGATCCGGTGACAAGAGATATTCTTATTACAGATGTAAAGGATTATTTACTACCTGGTACATTGTATTGTTTTGATAAGACGGGTGCTAAAAAATGGAGTGTTACCACCGGTAATATTCCTTCAGTGATCACCTTTATTCAATAA
- a CDS encoding family 20 glycosylhydrolase — protein sequence MKNVIFFTLLCCVIGHVSYSQTRSDSILPVRGFCIGAPSPAGLNEFIKFIDQELAPRKVNTLVLRIDYNYQYESHPELSPGNALTKADIKKVVAVCKKNHIRLIPQFNLLGHQSWAGEVNALLVKYPQFDETPWVKMPEKYVWPNPDGLYCKSYCPLAPGLHKVVFDIIDELCEVFETTAFHAGMDEVFYIGEEKCPRCGGRDKAELFAGEVSTLRNHLAEKGRQLWIWGDRLLDGKTTGLGIWEASMNTTYRAIDLIPKDVMICDWHYDRPEKTPAYFAIKGLNIITCPWRKPAFAQQQLKDMIEFRNAATPEMKDRYQGMMQTVWSNAESFMDEYYGRKVPPILWRVPAAVSG from the coding sequence ATGAAAAACGTCATCTTCTTTACCCTGTTATGCTGCGTTATAGGACACGTTTCCTATTCCCAAACCCGGTCAGACAGCATTCTCCCCGTTCGCGGTTTCTGCATCGGGGCGCCCTCACCAGCTGGCCTGAACGAATTCATTAAATTCATTGACCAGGAACTGGCACCCCGCAAGGTAAATACCCTGGTCCTCCGCATCGACTACAATTACCAATACGAAAGCCATCCGGAACTCAGCCCCGGAAATGCATTGACCAAAGCCGACATCAAAAAGGTAGTAGCTGTATGCAAGAAAAATCACATTCGTTTAATTCCACAGTTCAACCTGTTAGGCCATCAATCCTGGGCAGGAGAGGTCAATGCCCTCCTCGTAAAATACCCACAGTTTGACGAAACACCCTGGGTAAAAATGCCTGAAAAATATGTATGGCCGAACCCTGACGGTCTGTATTGTAAAAGCTATTGTCCACTGGCGCCAGGTCTGCACAAGGTCGTTTTCGATATCATAGATGAACTCTGTGAGGTATTCGAAACTACCGCCTTTCATGCAGGCATGGACGAGGTATTCTATATAGGAGAGGAGAAATGCCCCCGTTGTGGCGGCAGGGATAAGGCCGAACTCTTTGCCGGCGAAGTATCTACCCTGCGCAATCACCTGGCAGAAAAGGGCCGCCAGCTATGGATATGGGGCGATCGCCTGCTGGATGGCAAAACCACCGGTCTGGGTATATGGGAGGCCAGTATGAACACTACCTACCGCGCCATAGACCTGATCCCAAAAGATGTGATGATCTGTGACTGGCATTACGATCGTCCGGAGAAAACACCGGCTTATTTTGCCATCAAAGGACTCAATATTATCACCTGTCCGTGGAGAAAACCAGCATTTGCCCAGCAACAGCTAAAAGATATGATAGAATTTAGAAACGCTGCAACACCCGAAATGAAAGACCGTTATCAGGGTATGATGCAGACCGTCTGGTCCAACGCGGAATCCTTTATGGACGAGTATTACGGCAGAAAAGTACCACCGATACTTTGGAGAGTGCCAGCCGCTGTTTCAGGGTAA
- a CDS encoding cold-shock protein, with the protein MTNKFQGTVKFFNETKGYGFIKHDESNKETFVHVNGLIHEIQADDRVEFEVQEGRKGLNAVNVRRID; encoded by the coding sequence ATGACAAACAAATTTCAAGGAACTGTAAAGTTCTTTAACGAGACAAAAGGCTACGGCTTCATTAAACATGATGAATCCAATAAAGAGACTTTTGTTCACGTAAACGGTTTAATCCATGAGATCCAGGCTGATGACCGCGTGGAGTTCGAAGTGCAGGAAGGTAGAAAAGGATTAAACGCAGTTAACGTTAGACGTATCGACTAA
- a CDS encoding polymer-forming cytoskeletal protein — translation MSVIIEILKNAFRKGMFVIPKEVSVQGAIESPVPGRIDGTVRGDVRTEGLLTIGNTASIRGNVYATDLIHFGKVYGDIFITNKAVISNKAYIKGDVTALILELEEEAVIEGAIRKHVNDLENAVPPDTEPEPDVPLPVEEEKPTSWF, via the coding sequence GTGTCTGTAATAATTGAAATACTCAAAAATGCCTTCCGGAAAGGCATGTTCGTGATACCGAAAGAAGTGTCCGTACAGGGCGCTATCGAATCTCCGGTTCCGGGCCGTATAGATGGCACTGTTCGTGGCGATGTGCGTACAGAAGGTTTGCTGACTATCGGCAATACCGCCAGTATAAGAGGTAATGTGTACGCGACAGACCTGATCCACTTCGGCAAAGTCTATGGTGATATCTTTATCACCAATAAGGCAGTAATCAGTAATAAAGCCTATATAAAGGGTGATGTGACGGCATTGATATTGGAGTTGGAAGAAGAAGCGGTAATAGAAGGGGCGATCCGAAAACATGTAAATGACCTGGAGAACGCGGTTCCACCGGATACCGAGCCAGAACCGGACGTACCCTTACCTGTGGAGGAGGAAAAGCCGACCAGTTGGTTTTAA
- a CDS encoding hybrid sensor histidine kinase/response regulator, whose amino-acid sequence MHIRDTLTTITHTGAQVDDLDLRTRIIKVNTISLIIGLLVTFFAWFFYAISGKMEILIAASMEGVAYFSIIWINSKGKYDLAALLAQLIPNIATLYFGIILSAVIEASLLAIFLIGTSFLIIKDTKYRIISVGLTMAVVILLQVNDEIHLITPLTFGITNQRIIHFSAVVVVFSLNILIIAFYVNQNDILVAELRERGEKLAKANDYKSVFVRETNHEIRVPLNAIHSISQLLVIQSKQQQELAPIRATAEHLCAASYHALEIINNVLELSRIEVGKIHEVFREPFDVKNWIDNIVITSQYIARNKGVKITLDYDRQQMPAQICSDKVKLTQIVNNILFNAIKFTADNSTVFVQVSTEKNICYIRIRDSGQGMDKEQLEKIFDPFFTSKSDFSNGTGLGLHIARYLVSLLGGAITADSSPGKGTLFCIAFPLVGFEGNKPAQPVMKEMPPLPSFTNIRMMIVEDDQMSQIYLTRYLSSLGCHLQTASTGQQALNVMQEQPPDIILLDSHLPDMDALALLNKLKVIPKLKDIPVIITTGDVFEEAKDALLNAGVAGYVTKPIDFNVLTQEINNCLKLPALF is encoded by the coding sequence ATGCATATCAGAGACACACTTACAACTATTACACACACTGGAGCACAAGTGGATGACCTGGATCTGCGAACACGTATTATCAAGGTGAATACGATATCGCTGATCATTGGGTTGTTAGTTACTTTTTTTGCATGGTTCTTTTATGCTATTTCGGGGAAAATGGAAATCCTTATCGCGGCTTCGATGGAGGGGGTTGCTTATTTTTCTATTATATGGATAAACAGTAAGGGTAAATATGATCTGGCTGCCCTTTTAGCCCAGTTAATTCCCAATATCGCTACACTTTATTTTGGTATTATATTATCGGCTGTGATAGAAGCAAGTCTGCTTGCTATTTTCCTGATTGGTACCAGTTTTCTTATTATCAAAGACACAAAGTACAGGATCATATCAGTTGGATTGACCATGGCTGTGGTGATATTACTGCAGGTCAATGATGAGATACATTTGATAACGCCCTTGACCTTTGGTATTACCAATCAGCGTATTATTCACTTCTCTGCTGTTGTAGTTGTATTTAGTCTCAATATACTTATCATCGCATTTTATGTGAACCAGAATGACATATTGGTGGCGGAGCTACGGGAAAGAGGTGAAAAGCTGGCAAAAGCCAATGATTACAAGAGCGTGTTCGTGCGGGAAACCAACCACGAAATCCGTGTTCCACTGAATGCCATTCATTCTATTAGTCAGCTATTAGTAATACAAAGTAAGCAGCAGCAAGAGCTTGCGCCTATCCGTGCTACGGCGGAACACCTGTGTGCAGCGAGCTATCACGCTCTGGAAATTATCAATAATGTACTGGAATTATCAAGGATCGAAGTTGGTAAGATACATGAGGTATTCCGGGAACCATTTGATGTCAAAAACTGGATTGATAATATCGTAATCACCAGTCAGTATATCGCAAGAAATAAAGGCGTGAAAATCACGCTGGATTATGACAGGCAGCAAATGCCTGCACAGATATGCAGTGACAAAGTGAAACTGACACAGATCGTTAACAATATCCTTTTCAACGCTATTAAGTTCACGGCTGATAATTCTACTGTATTCGTCCAGGTGTCTACCGAAAAGAACATCTGTTATATCCGCATCCGGGATTCGGGTCAGGGTATGGATAAGGAGCAGCTGGAAAAGATCTTCGATCCGTTTTTCACCAGTAAGAGTGATTTCTCGAATGGTACCGGGCTAGGGTTGCATATAGCGCGTTACCTGGTAAGTTTGCTGGGAGGTGCGATCACAGCGGACAGTTCACCGGGAAAAGGGACTTTGTTCTGTATTGCCTTCCCGCTGGTGGGCTTTGAGGGAAATAAGCCTGCACAACCAGTGATGAAGGAAATGCCGCCCCTGCCCTCCTTTACGAACATCCGCATGATGATTGTAGAAGATGACCAGATGAGCCAGATCTACCTGACGCGTTATTTGTCAAGCCTGGGGTGTCATCTGCAAACGGCTTCTACCGGTCAGCAGGCATTGAATGTGATGCAGGAGCAGCCACCGGATATCATACTGCTGGATAGCCATCTGCCCGATATGGATGCACTCGCGTTACTGAATAAATTGAAAGTTATACCCAAATTAAAGGATATTCCCGTTATTATCACCACAGGTGATGTATTTGAAGAAGCCAAAGATGCGCTATTGAATGCAGGCGTAGCCGGCTATGTTACAAAACCCATCGATTTCAATGTACTGACCCAGGAAATCAATAACTGTCTCAAGCTTCCCGCCCTGTTTTAA
- a CDS encoding terpene synthase family protein produces the protein MKTINVPQLYCPFESRISPFVDKVDRHTTNWLHRFQLLSGEELYEKYANYKFAWMTCRTYPDADYDFLCAANNLNSLLFVMDDLLDHASSETAGYRTADYVQGIIGGFVNVLRLNKRVPVSVSPIMAAFSDFWEKMRRLSSASWQCQFTLSLKAVFEAGMWEIENSRAQRHPSMLQYMKMRPYFAAANLATDLLEVATKQNLPVFVLQNEDFQRLVELARRTICWSNDLFSLSKELEHGDEHNLVVVIEHERNISLEQAIEETARIHDREIAQFNELKTQLPSFGIRIDTAIQDHLDAMGTMLRGFMDWSIYDTARYEFNYVTE, from the coding sequence ATGAAGACTATTAACGTTCCGCAGCTTTACTGTCCTTTTGAGTCAAGGATCAGTCCATTTGTAGACAAGGTAGACAGACACACTACCAATTGGCTACACCGATTTCAACTCCTGTCAGGGGAGGAATTGTACGAGAAGTACGCGAATTATAAGTTTGCCTGGATGACATGCAGGACTTATCCGGATGCAGATTACGATTTTCTTTGCGCTGCCAACAATCTCAACTCCCTGCTGTTTGTTATGGACGATTTACTGGACCATGCTTCATCAGAGACCGCAGGTTATAGAACTGCGGATTATGTACAAGGTATCATTGGGGGCTTTGTGAATGTATTACGACTCAACAAGCGGGTGCCTGTTTCTGTAAGCCCGATCATGGCGGCATTCAGCGACTTTTGGGAAAAGATGCGCCGGTTGAGCAGTGCCTCCTGGCAATGCCAGTTTACCCTTAGTCTGAAGGCGGTGTTTGAAGCGGGTATGTGGGAGATTGAAAACTCCCGTGCACAGCGGCATCCGAGTATGTTGCAGTACATGAAAATGCGGCCTTATTTTGCGGCGGCCAACCTGGCTACGGACCTGCTGGAAGTCGCTACCAAACAGAATCTGCCCGTTTTTGTGTTGCAAAATGAAGATTTCCAGCGCCTGGTAGAACTGGCGCGCAGAACCATCTGCTGGTCAAACGACCTTTTCTCGCTCTCTAAGGAATTGGAACATGGGGATGAGCACAACCTGGTCGTAGTGATCGAACACGAAAGGAATATTTCGCTGGAACAGGCCATAGAAGAGACAGCCCGGATACACGACCGGGAGATTGCACAGTTCAATGAATTAAAGACACAGTTACCCTCTTTTGGTATCAGGATCGATACTGCCATCCAGGATCACCTGGATGCTATGGGCACCATGCTAAGGGGGTTTATGGACTGGTCAATTTATGACACTGCAAGGTATGAGTTCAATTATGTAACGGAATAA